The Amaranthus tricolor cultivar Red isolate AtriRed21 chromosome 6, ASM2621246v1, whole genome shotgun sequence genome has a segment encoding these proteins:
- the LOC130814638 gene encoding homeobox-leucine zipper protein MERISTEM L1-like, translated as MYQPNMFETHHQLLDMAAGHKNPDNDLGKMRDDEFESSRSATENLEGLSGDDQDPNQRPKKKRYHRHTQHQIQEMENFFKECPHPDDKQRKELSRRLALEPLQVKFWFQNKRTQMKAQHERSENQQLRSENEKLRADNIRYKEALNNATCPNCGGPAAIGEMSFDEQQLRIENARLREEIDRISGIAAKYVGKPLVTYPHLQNQGLHSRSSLDLGVGSFGAPSSMVSDIYGGSAGDLLRTVAPLTEADKPMIIELAVAAMEELIQMAQSGEPLWVPSPDNSTEILNEDEYFRSFPRGIGPMPLGLKSEASRDSAVVIMNHMNLIEILMDVNQWSCVFSGIVSRAMTLDVLSTGVAGNYNGALQVMTAEFQVPSPLVPTRENFFVRYCKKNADGSWVVVDVSLDGLRSCPIPRCRRRPSGCLIQELPNGYSKVTWVEHVEVDDRAVHNIYRALVNSGLAFGAKRWVSTLDMQCERLASVMATNIPATEGGVITSAEGRKSMLKLAERMVMSFCAGVGASTAHTWTTLSGSGADDVRVMTRKSMDDPGRPPGIVLSAATSFWMPVSPKRVFDFLRDENSRSEWDILSNGGLVQEMAHIANGRDPGNCVCLLRVNSANSSQSNMLILQESTTDATGSYVIYAPVDIVAMNVVLNGGDPDYVALLPSGFAILPDGSVGSMEVGSGGSLLTVAFQILVDSVPTAKLSLGSVATVNSLIKCTVERIKAAVAGDTA; from the exons atgtaTCAGCCAAATATGTTTGAAACGCACCACCAGTTACTAGACATGGCTGCTGGACATAAAAATCCGGACAATGATTTGGGGAAGATGAGAGATGATGAATTTGAAAGTAGTAGATCCGCTACTGAGAATTTGGAGGGTCTGTCGGGTGATGATCAAGATCCGAATCAACGGCCCAAGAAGAAACGGTATCACCGCCATACTCAACACCAGATTCAGGAGATGGAGAA TTTCTTCAAGGAATGCCCTCACCCTGATGACAAGCAAAGGAAAGAATTAAGTCGTAGATTAGCGTTGGAGCCTTTACAAGTTAAGTTTTGGTTCCAAAACAAGCGCACTCAAATGAAG GCCCAACATGAACGATCAGAGAATCAGCAACTTAGATCTGAGAATGAAAAGCTTCGAGCTGATAACATTAGGTACAAAGAAGCACTTAACAATGCTACTTGTCCAAATTGTGGAGGTCCTGCTGCCATTGGTGAGATGTCTTTTGATGAGCAACAGCTCAGGATTGAGAATGCTAGACTTAGAGAAGAG ATTGATAGAATATCAGGCATAGCAGCAAAGTACGTAGGAAAGCCCTTAGTGACATACCCTCATTTACAAAACCAAGGGCTACACTCACGTTCATCTCTTGATCTTGGAGTTGGGAGTTTTGGTGCACCATCAAGTATGGTAAGTGACATTTATGGAGGTTCAGCAGGGGATCTCCTACGAACTGTAGCTCCTCTTACCGAGGCTGACAAACCTATGATCATTGAGCTGGCGGTTGCAGCCATGGAAGAACTCATTCAAATGGCTCAGTCCGGTGAACCTTTGTGGGTTCCTAGCCCTGATAACTCTACTGAGATCCTTAATGAAGACGAGTATTTTCGAAGTTTCCCTCGTGGGATTGGGCCTATGCCATTAGGTCTTAAATCTGAGGCTTCTAGAGATTCGGCTGTTGTTATTATGAATCATATGAACTTGATTGAAATTCTCATGGATGTG AATCAATGGTCATGTGTGTTCTCTGGTATAGTCTCAAGAGCAATGACTCTAGATGTTTTGTCAACTGGAGTGGCTGGGAATTACAATGGAGCGTTACAAGTG ATGACAGCAGAGTTTCAAGTCCCATCACCATTAGTTCCCACACGTGAGAACTTTTTTGTAAGATACTGTAAGAAAAATGCGGACGGTAGTTGGGTAGTGGTTGATGTTTCATTGGATGGATTGCGTTCTTGCCCTATTCCAAGGTGTCGTAGAAGGCCTTCCGGTTGCTTAATACAAGAGTTGCCCAATGGTTACTCTAAG GTGACATGGGTGGAACATGTGGAAGTGGATGATCGAGCAGTACATAACATATATAGGGCATTAGTAAACTCAGGACTAGCCTTTGGAGCAAAACGTTGGGTATCTACTTTAGATATGCAGTGTGAAAGGCTTGCTAGTGTCATGGCTACCAATATTCCTGCAACAGAAGGTGGTG TAATAACAAGTGCTGAAGGGAGAAAGAGTATGCTGAAACTAGCAGAGAGGATGGTGATGAGCTTCTGTGCTGGAGTGGGAGCATCTACAGCCCACACGTGGACAACATTATCAGGTAGTGGAGCTGATGATGTTCGGGTGATGACCCGAAAGAGCATGGATGATCCGGGTAGACCACCAGGCATTGTTCTTAGTGCTGCTACTTCTTTTTGGATGCCTGTTTCTCCTAAACGTGTCTTTGATTTCCTTCGTGACGAGAATTCTAGGAGTGAG TGGGATATACTATCAAATGGTGGCCTCGTCCAAGAAATGGCTCACATAGCAAATGGTCGTGATCCAGGGAACTGTGTATGTCTTCTAAGAGTGAAT AGTGCAAATTCAAGTCAAAGCAACATGTTAATACTCCAAGAAAGTACAACAGATGCAACAGGGTCGTATGTAATATATGCACCAGTTGACATTGTTGCCATGAACGTAGTTTTGAATGGTGGTGATCCTGATTATGTCGCTCTCTTACCATCTGGATTTGCCATTTTACCCGATGGGTCTGTTGGGTCCATGGAAGTCGGGTCTGGTGGTTCATTGCTAACTGTTGCATTCCAAATACTCGTGGATTCAGTTCCAACAGCCAAACTGTCATTGGGTTCTGTTGCTACTGTTAATAGTTTGATTAAGTGCACTGTTGAAAGGATTAAGGCGGCTGTTGCTGGTGATACTGCTTAA